gaatactcctactatatctttatttttgaatGGAAGAACGTACATTATTTACGCAtactattataaatgaaattattacaTTGGGAATATTTTCCTTCCATTCATCGATTCTGTCTCCATTAGCCTAGGGATTGAAGAATTCCAACAACATTGAGCTTCTCGAAGCTTTTTTGGGCGGTAGACTATTTACATACgccaaaaaacaaattaatagagTGGCCCCCTTCAAATCACTGCCTCACAAAATATCAGTGTATAAGTAATATTTGAGGccacaaatataattaaattaggtaTGTTAATAATATTGTGGCTACTGTAGTGTCACCGAACCAACCTAGCTGGAATTGGGTGGAATAACATACGACTTACTTAGCTacctttacttttttatctcttctaAATTATTGcgtttttggaaataattataattgccTCCATATCAACCACTTATATACTGgaatatactagtagtattcaTGTGTAACACAATTACTTTGTTAAAATAGGAGACCACAGAAAAAAGCAATTAGCAGCGTAATTGGGTAAATAAATTTGTCCaagaaaattcataataataatatgaagtACTTAATATCGCATGGATGTATTAATATGAcaacctttttttattttggcacCATGTCACCATTTTAGGTCTTTAGATCTGAAGATCGTGTGATTCTCAAGCTGCTATGTgacaactaattttaattatgtttaatcattttaaaacGCTAAGGggtaaaatcaaaatttcatgTTCCCGATGTAGTTTTATGAAATGataccagattgcagtgttaTGCACTGAATATTGCAGTGTTACTATGATGATTTTGCAATTTacatattactttatttttttgggataaaGAGTCGCGCTAAATTTAGAGgatatttcaaatttggtacaacttaatatttttgaaattgacTAAAATGTCCACACCTACAATTTCAAATAAGGTAGACTGCAATCTGCACTGAGCACTCtattcacaaaattcaacCACATGCGTCCATATAAAAGATCTAAGAGCCTATATTTATGGTATAGTGTTACCCTATATATCTATGGTGTCTCCACAGCGTCCCTCAAGATCCTAAGTTATCTATCAATAATCTATCATAGTGatttgtcaaatttttaacaaattttaaattctagaatttggatttttttaattgaattggaaACCGCTTCTACATagtcttttttcttttcttctttcttttgagAAATGTTACAGCTACCTTACCAAGATTACAATCTCTCATCCTCACAATAAAGAATTGGATCCTTCAAAAAATGAGATCTAAACACTTAACGCATTTTGGCTCTTGCGAAAAGTACTCCAGCCAACAACCCTGCAATAAACACATagggaaataattaaaataaaaataaaaataatcaaggtAAAGATTTTAGTGCTAAGGATAGATAAAAAGTTACCGAAGAAAATGCTTGCAGAATTCTCTAAACTTGTTGGGActttgaagatgaagattCCAGCAATAGAAAGGGGTATCTTGTTCAACGACCCAACGAGGCTGTACGACATGAAACGGATTAGCAACAAGAGTATGCCAAGACAAGCCCGATGGCTTAACTAGGTAGGGCGTGCAAAATCATTTACGTGGTCTCTATCAAAGAAACAGTTTCAACACAAGGTTAACGAAACTACAGTAGTTACGGTCTAGTTATCGAAATTGTATTCTAGTACGAACCAGGAAACAATATCGAAGTCGGTATTTCGTCAGCTACACAAAGGCTGAGAAAAGGGAAACTTCAAGAGATTACCTGTAAGTAGTAGCCCCTGTTTGATGGAGAAACCACATTGACGTGAAGCTGATCGCCAAACCGAGGAAGCCGCTAAAGGTCATCACCAGCCAGAAAGTTGGCAATCTCAATAGTGGTCTGCAATTGccaataaaagaaattaaataaaacaagttGAGCATAGATCAACAGCAAATTATTCAACTCATTTATGGATTAATGTACCAGATTTTGTTACTCACGTTTGCAAAAGATAATCGACCTCgttgaaaacaaaaatgagCAAAACCCCTAGGGGCAAGGAGAGAGTATTGTTTAGCAAGACCATTGAGAACTCATTCAGCTCTCCAGATTTAGTGACTTGCTTTGCAGTATCCATGACCCGCCGCAACGTCAACTGTGCAACAAGAACATAATCAGCAACCATAGGCTATAAGCAGAAGATATTATTGCAAGAACAAGTGCTGATACATATCTTTTATACCACAAATCACTCTATGTAGTCACTCTTAAACTTAGACTACAAGTCTAGAAGAATAGACAAGTTTATGCAATTAAGAGAATATAATCCATGACTATGATACATAAACTGTAATGAATCAACATGAATATGAGTACGAGCATAATTTTGATCCTTGGTCGATAAAAATCCATTTATAATCCCACAATCTGATATGCCAGAAAAAGGATTGGGTCTCaaccaaacaaaattcaagaaatcaaAACGTGCCAATCATGCAATAAAGACGAGTCACTGTGGCTAGAAGACCATAACACAGAGAAGGTCACAGAATATTAATACTAGAGTAGAAATAGCATTTCATAGCTGAGCATCATCACTCATCACGAATTGACAAGCAAGCAATTACTTACAGAGTACGATGCTGTCAAGAAACAGTTGATAAACTGCCATGTGTATCCAATAGCATGAAATGAGAGATCCGTGATTCCTCCTGATATTGCTGAGATTATCTGCATACCATGAACGGATAGTAACAGATGATTCAACCCATCACAAGTTTAACCGTACGTAAATGTGTTCAGTTAGGGGATGTTGTTTCTTGGTTATCTCAAACATGACAGAGAGGTAAAAAAGGGCAATTATCTAGTTCCAACATTGTCAGATAATGGAAGATATGCTCCTTCACAAATTCAGCTGTCATCAACTAAAAGAATCAATGCCATGACGtagataaccagatttttagcACTGTAAGCCCTAGCAAACTTCCACATGATATGGGGAGTAATCTACACTCACTCAATGGAATATTTGAAGTTAAGTGACATCATCTATTAATATCTTTTCCACATGACTTACCATTATAAAAAGAGATGCCCAAACTCTGTTGTCATGGTGCTTGTTGAACATATACATTTCACCTATTGCGGTTATCACATTGGTTACATTCTTCAGAACTGTGACCATGGCCACGTTTATGTAACGTAGACTGCGAAAAAAGTATATGTAAGACAAATTTCAAGGAACAAGAGCAACTTGGGAAACTTTGTATGAAGGACTAGAAATGATGAACAAGATATTATTTGTTGGCAATCTTGCAGTTATGCTTGCAAAATTGGGGTGACATTTGATAAAACAAAGGGAACGCAAAGCCAAATGAGAGTTTTTGCACAAGAACTTTCaacatttttagtaaaaattttatagaaCTTCTTTTGTAACATATTAATCAAGTGACAGAGGTATAAAGCCTTCCACaaagtctttttttttctttcatttttttctttatatttccaTATTAGTGACCTGGGCATTCACAGATTAGAAAGAAAGGGTGACACTCGTGGAAAAGAGGAAATCCTGGTATGCTCAATGTAGAAGTTAGAATACTGGGAAAAGGAGGACGTGTGTAGGAAGGTCACAAACCCATCATGCTATGGATAATGAGGCAACAGACGTCAAGGTGGTCAATTCACTAATATTAGAGGCTATATACTTTAAATCCCAACGAATTTTACGCGATTAGCATTACTAAAATATTCTAAGCCAACGGAGAATTAacgaaaattttataactCGAATCAACTGCATATGTTAGTAATATAAACACAGAAGCAAGCACCAGAACTAAAGGTAAATATTAGTCAATGATAGAAAAACAGTTGAAACTTGTCACTGcacaatttatataaaacaaaataaatatggaaaagTACCTAAACATACTTGTGACTAGCATCCCAACAAAAATTACATTGACAGGCAGCCAGACTTTGATTAATCTCCAGGTGAGTGGTTCGGTCTTAACTACGCCAAGGAGACTTAAGATGGAAACAATGACTACAGAAACAAGATTCTGCAAGCATTGgtgaaatttattattagcACAGGAAAATAATGTCTTCAATTAACTGAATTATGTCAGTGTAGGATACTTATAGCTAAAATTTATTTGGGTTAAAAAGTGTTATATAGTAGAAGATAACCTGGTAGAGCATCAAAGATATTCCGGCATTAAAGTCATAACTGGAGAGGACGTACTTGTTCACCAGTATCATGCTGCATGATGAGATACAGTATGCGAAACCAGACAACAGGGCCTGATTATGTATTGTAATTACTCTCTTACTTCGTAAAGGTCGTTCTTTGTCCTCTACCAACCTCCGGCTCTCCATATCAATCTCATGATTAGAACTGTGAGTCTTCATCCCAAAAGATCTGAAAACAAGCAGCACATTTCAATTACTGCTATCGTTTCCACAAATTAAATCAGCCTAAGCCTTTttgttcaatttattaaaGTTTCATATTAGTGTAGTGGCAGATTTAACCAAGCAGTGAACTCCATAAGCGAGAATCATAAGTAAGCCATTGAAAGCAGATAAAAGTGTAAATACTTCCAGTTCTTTCACAAGtaagaaaatcaacatttaaaGCTAACAATTCAAACATCCAGAAGTATGGATCAACACAAAGTTTCACTTGATTTTATCAAAGTAGACACCAATCTCTTCACATATACTCAATTTCTGAATTTATAAGCATGGACATATTTGGTTTTTCTTCATAGCATATGCAATATGCATCAATTAAATATCGAAGAGCAATACAGGGCTCCTTCCATGCAAAGCAGCGTCcgttattttgattttccacATAAGGTCATTTGGGCACAGAGAGCAAGTTAGGGCCATTTTTGGTATActtagcatatcattttttgatggaatttagtttttttcttatgTCTAGACTGCAAGTGAACAATGCATCATAATCCAGGAAACCACATTGGCATCAGACTTATATGTGTAATTTGTCAAATCTCATAATCTACAAAACAAAGTTGCCAACCAATCATGAATCACCCAAATTGATTTGCACCTGCCGGAAACACCCTACTAAATTAAGCTGCATTAGATTCATCATCACCGTATTTGACTAACAGCAGATTCCTAATTCACCAACTCCAACAGCTTCAAATAATTCAGCACAAAAATTTCTACCAATTCCCATTGAAGTGTTGTTGCAAGATAGGCTAAGAAGAGCAGTAAAAGTGAGCagcgaataaaaaaaataaaaataaaggtTATGCTTGGGCAGGATCTGAAGTGCATCATCCATACTTGAAAATGAAACCAAACCAAATGACCAAAAATATTCAGTAGAACAGGAGGTTTTCGTGATTTTTCCATATGACGAAAATCCTACAATCTGTTCAAATGTTTACTAGATGTAGAGAAGGGGCATTTAATAATCACAAGAACAAAGCAAGATGTTCAGCATTGAAGGAAGATATTCAAGCATAAAAAAAGGCTACGGTTTcaactatgaaaaaaatttatttgaattacaCTCAGAGAGcctttcataattttttataagatGAGATGAATAactaaatttgatttgaatatcaACTCGACTGTAGAGAAGCAAGGAGACTGCAAGAACTCTTCATGCCAGAAATGTACTATTTAAGCAGATAATAAATGCTTCAAGCTTCAACTGTAATCAAGatttatcaatattaacaCTTACAGTCTTCAAAGATCTAGCAACTACATCTTTTTCAAGAAgagaataattattataaatgcaGAGCATTGACATCAACCAATGCCATAAAGTCCTTCATGAATGGGCAGGGGAACAAAAATGTACATGTtcctaaaaaatagtactacaagATAGAGGCAGCAATAACGGATTTGGGGTTCTAGCAGAAAATCATACCAGCTACCTATAACTCCCTCCACAGGACGAGACAGTTACACACTCGATGGGCTTTAGGCTTATTGTAGAACTTGAAAAATATTCTCCGATTCCCACAACCAGATTTCTCTCCAAAAAACAATCAGGTGAGTCCAGAGAAGCCCCTTTTAGTAATTTTCtgcataaatgaaaattcGATAACATCAACACCAGGGAGCATTGTAAATTATACCATTCGAGATTGGCTGGAGCCACAGACAAAGAACCCTATAACTACATTAACCAAGTAAGCATCATAGCAACTAATAATTCTATACAGTAACATTCTCATCAAACCACATTGAATTGAATGGTTTCCAAATTGAGAATGTTCAGCAAAAATCTTGTATCAGGATGGGCCCAATAAATTGATTTACAACAATGATTGTGCATAAGATTTTGTGCAGGtataagaaaaatgttttatgaTGAAATACTGAACAGCATTTCCAACAAAAAACATGTATTGATTCTACCCATATCACCAATACGAACTTCATTCACAATATACCCATGAAACACACGGACTTCAAATCAGCTAATGGaagaaaatatgaacaaaTCAAACTACAGAAAGAGCTAGGATGCCATCTTGATTTTGTCGCAGGCAAATCCcaattaagaaaaaacaataattccatctcacttcacgttcaaaaatcaaaacaaagatTGCGATTAAATTACTTAAACTAACCTAAAGAGCTTGATTTTTTTGCGaaagattgaatctttttcTGCTCAGCTGCTATTTAATGACGAGGGAAGGCCTTTCAGCatgattatgaattaaatatgaaagagATGCAGAGATATGTTAGAGTCAAAGGCGCACAAACGAGTGAGAGAAGTCCTTCCCTTTTCTCTCACTTTTTCAACATTACaaaaactattaaaaaaaaggacatTTTGTTGCTGCAAATTTACTGTATAGGAAACTACTTTTCCACGAtgaataattttacaaaaaaattggtccaactaaatgaaataaaaacataaatattgaaggattattta
The nucleotide sequence above comes from Salvia hispanica cultivar TCC Black 2014 chromosome 5, UniMelb_Shisp_WGS_1.0, whole genome shotgun sequence. Encoded proteins:
- the LOC125187535 gene encoding GDP-mannose transporter GONST1 isoform X1; amino-acid sequence: MKTHSSNHEIDMESRRLVEDKERPLRSKRVITIHNQALLSGFAYCISSCSMILVNKYVLSSYDFNAGISLMLYQNLVSVVIVSILSLLGVVKTEPLTWRLIKVWLPVNVIFVGMLVTSMFSLRYINVAMVTVLKNVTNVITAIGEMYMFNKHHDNRVWASLFIMIISAISGGITDLSFHAIGYTWQFINCFLTASYSLTLRRVMDTAKQVTKSGELNEFSMVLLNNTLSLPLGVLLIFVFNEVDYLLQTPLLRLPTFWLVMTFSGFLGLAISFTSMWFLHQTGATTYSLVGSLNKIPLSIAGIFIFKVPTSLENSASIFFGLLAGVLFARAKMR
- the LOC125187535 gene encoding GDP-mannose transporter GONST1 isoform X2, whose protein sequence is MVTVLKNVTNVITAIGEMYMFNKHHDNRVWASLFIMIISAISGGITDLSFHAIGYTWQFINCFLTASYSLTLRRVMDTAKQVTKSGELNEFSMVLLNNTLSLPLGVLLIFVFNEVDYLLQTPLLRLPTFWLVMTFSGFLGLAISFTSMWFLHQTGATTYSLVGSLNKIPLSIAGIFIFKVPTSLENSASIFFGLLAGVLFARAKMR